One segment of Anatilimnocola aggregata DNA contains the following:
- a CDS encoding aminotransferase class V-fold PLP-dependent enzyme, translating to MTWQQHWRLRPDTIYLNHGSFGPPPLVVQQSRREWQQRLDEQPMDFFVRQLEPAWFDVREQLARFVGTTGANLVFVDNATVGMNIVADSFPLHAGDEVLLTNHEYGAVERIWQRACSKASAVMTTVALPLPFTTVEETVAKIVEATSPNTRLIVVSHVTSPTAVTLPVRQLCAAARERGIAVCIDGPHALVQEDVELDALGCDFYAASCHKWLCAPFGSGFLFAAPQWQKHIRPPVMSWGRLPPTNPGQWSDEFLWSGTRDYSASLAIPAAIDFINKIGVAAFREHTHDLARYARKQLVELTGQQPLVPDDPAWFCAMAHVPLTPGSRQPLQDQLWLQYRIEVPIVEWSGSRYVRVSCHLYNDRDQVDELVRGLKALIY from the coding sequence ATGACCTGGCAACAGCATTGGCGTTTGCGACCTGATACTATCTATCTAAATCACGGCTCGTTCGGCCCTCCTCCGCTTGTCGTGCAACAATCGCGACGCGAGTGGCAACAACGGCTCGACGAGCAGCCAATGGACTTTTTCGTTCGTCAACTCGAACCTGCGTGGTTCGATGTGCGCGAACAACTCGCCCGATTTGTTGGTACGACAGGCGCGAATCTGGTCTTTGTCGACAATGCAACAGTCGGCATGAATATCGTCGCCGATTCGTTTCCTCTGCATGCGGGCGACGAAGTACTGCTGACAAATCATGAGTATGGCGCGGTAGAACGGATCTGGCAGCGCGCTTGCAGCAAAGCCTCAGCTGTGATGACGACCGTCGCATTGCCCTTGCCATTCACCACGGTTGAGGAGACGGTCGCGAAAATCGTAGAAGCGACATCACCTAATACCAGGCTGATTGTGGTCAGTCACGTTACGTCGCCGACAGCGGTCACCTTACCGGTAAGGCAACTTTGCGCTGCGGCGCGTGAGCGCGGAATCGCGGTTTGCATTGATGGTCCCCATGCGTTGGTTCAAGAAGATGTGGAGTTGGATGCCTTGGGTTGCGACTTTTATGCAGCCAGCTGTCATAAGTGGCTCTGCGCGCCGTTTGGCAGTGGCTTTTTGTTTGCCGCTCCCCAATGGCAAAAGCATATTCGTCCGCCGGTAATGAGTTGGGGACGACTGCCACCCACCAATCCAGGCCAATGGTCGGATGAGTTTTTGTGGAGCGGCACCCGCGATTATTCAGCTTCGCTCGCAATTCCTGCCGCCATCGACTTCATCAACAAGATTGGCGTTGCTGCGTTTCGTGAGCACACTCACGATCTGGCACGTTATGCCCGCAAGCAGTTGGTCGAACTCACCGGCCAGCAACCCCTTGTTCCCGATGATCCCGCCTGGTTTTGTGCGATGGCTCATGTGCCCCTCACGCCTGGTTCGAGACAGCCGCTGCAGGACCAGCTTTGGCTGCAATATCGGATTGAAGTTCCGATCGTTGAATGGAGCGGCAGCCGCTATGTGCGTGTCTCGTGTCATCTGTACAACGATCGAGATCAAGTCGATGAACTGGTGCGAGGATTGAAGGCACTGATCTATTGA
- the istA gene encoding IS21 family transposase — protein MLRDMHNWTEIRRLVLTEKKSKRAVCREFSLHWQTLEKILQHPEPPGYRQRLPRERPKLDPFLPIIHEILEQDKTAPRKQRHTTKRIFDRLRAEHGYTGGITVVGEVVREWRTTTAEVFLPLSHQPGEAQFDFGEAEVVLQGMPTKVAYCVMSLPYSDAFFVQVFPRECTETFQAGHQRAFEFFGGVPRRISYDNSRIAVARFVGKRGDTPTREFLRLQSHYLFEHHFCLVRRPMEKGHTENLIGFARRNFLVPVPRTGSLEVLNAELERQCCEDLERQLRGQPANKATLLAEEQAALLPLPKSGFEARRVEPAQANSLSLVRFDGNDYSVPTQYAHQKVTAIGGLEEVRLVVNDKLVAQHPRDWSKEQVHYNPLHYLALLERKPGGLDFAKPLENWGLPDCFDLLRRRLEADGGAHGRREFIKTLRLLETISLAALTAAIERALEIDVLAVDAIRLLVQQGLEEPTRWFRLDNHPHLQSHSIPPPNLLSYRELTCALTTGGVL, from the coding sequence ATGCTGCGAGATATGCATAACTGGACCGAAATCCGTCGTCTTGTCCTGACCGAGAAGAAATCCAAACGAGCGGTTTGCAGGGAATTTTCCCTTCACTGGCAGACCCTCGAAAAGATCCTGCAGCACCCTGAGCCGCCCGGTTATCGACAACGTCTGCCCCGGGAGCGGCCCAAACTCGATCCGTTCCTGCCGATCATCCACGAGATCCTGGAGCAGGACAAAACGGCGCCCCGCAAGCAGCGCCACACCACTAAACGGATCTTCGACCGCCTGCGTGCCGAGCATGGCTACACCGGCGGGATCACGGTGGTCGGCGAGGTCGTGCGGGAGTGGCGAACGACCACGGCGGAGGTGTTCTTACCCTTGTCGCATCAACCGGGCGAAGCCCAGTTCGACTTCGGCGAAGCGGAGGTGGTGCTGCAAGGCATGCCGACGAAAGTCGCGTACTGCGTCATGTCGTTGCCGTACAGCGACGCGTTCTTCGTGCAGGTCTTTCCTCGCGAATGCACCGAGACGTTTCAAGCGGGCCATCAGCGGGCCTTTGAGTTCTTCGGCGGCGTGCCCCGCCGGATCAGCTACGACAACAGCCGGATTGCTGTGGCCCGGTTCGTGGGGAAACGGGGTGACACGCCGACGCGTGAGTTCCTACGGCTGCAGAGTCATTATCTGTTTGAGCATCACTTCTGCCTGGTGCGACGGCCGATGGAGAAGGGGCATACGGAGAACCTCATCGGTTTCGCGCGGCGGAACTTCCTGGTGCCGGTACCACGGACCGGCAGCCTGGAAGTGCTGAATGCCGAACTCGAGCGGCAGTGCTGTGAAGATCTGGAACGCCAGTTACGCGGACAACCGGCGAACAAAGCCACGTTGTTGGCAGAGGAGCAGGCTGCGTTGTTGCCGCTGCCGAAGTCGGGCTTTGAAGCGCGGCGAGTCGAACCGGCCCAGGCCAACTCTCTTTCCTTGGTTCGCTTCGACGGCAACGATTACTCGGTGCCGACGCAGTATGCTCATCAGAAAGTGACCGCAATTGGCGGCCTGGAGGAAGTTCGGCTGGTCGTTAACGACAAGTTGGTTGCCCAGCATCCACGCGACTGGTCGAAGGAGCAGGTCCATTACAACCCGCTGCATTACCTGGCACTCTTGGAGCGGAAGCCAGGGGGCTTGGACTTCGCGAAACCCCTGGAAAACTGGGGCTTGCCGGACTGTTTCGATCTCCTCCGGCGGCGTCTGGAAGCAGATGGCGGCGCACACGGCCGCCGGGAGTTCATCAAAACCTTGCGGCTGCTGGAGACTATCTCGCTGGCTGCATTAACTGCGGCGATTGAGCGGGCACTGGAGATCGACGTTCTGGCCGTCGATGCGATTCGGCTGCTCGTGCAGCAGGGACTGGAAGAGCCGACGCGGTGGTTTCGGCTGGACAATCATCCGCATCTGCAGTCGCACTCGATCCCTCCTCCCAATCTCCTGTCTTACCGTGAACTGACCTGCGCGCTGACGACGGGAGGTGTGTTATGA
- a CDS encoding tellurite resistance TerB family protein, which produces MGLFDGLLSGMEGNARFTAQEAFAGILVGATACDGHFADDEVRGLVSTLLRMKLFQRSSEKQFDGMLDKLVGLAKRNGVPALVDRCIEAMPPELRDTAFANACNIVLADGVAEQAERDFINGLQTKLRLDATVCHTIVQVMVIKNMG; this is translated from the coding sequence ATGGGTTTATTCGATGGTCTGCTCAGCGGCATGGAAGGAAATGCTCGCTTTACGGCGCAAGAAGCATTTGCCGGCATCCTGGTGGGAGCTACGGCCTGCGATGGGCATTTTGCCGATGACGAAGTGCGCGGCCTGGTCTCGACATTGCTGCGCATGAAGCTGTTTCAGCGAAGTAGCGAAAAGCAGTTCGACGGCATGCTCGATAAACTCGTAGGCCTGGCAAAACGAAATGGTGTGCCCGCACTTGTCGACCGCTGCATTGAGGCAATGCCGCCCGAACTGCGCGATACGGCCTTTGCAAATGCCTGCAACATTGTGCTGGCCGATGGCGTGGCCGAACAGGCTGAGCGCGATTTCATCAACGGATTGCAAACCAAGTTGCGACTCGATGCGACGGTTTGTCACACCATCGTCCAGGTGATGGTCATTAAGAACATGGGTTAG
- a CDS encoding response regulator → MSDTFESHTPLRILVVEDNKDAADSLAMLLRIQCAHSVDVAYTGLQALQIANVRRPDVILLDLGLPIMNGYQVAEAVRAMPDAEEIVIIAITGHSQPEAVDASAAAGIDLHLAKPVDIRHLLSYLSGRGLS, encoded by the coding sequence GTGTCTGACACTTTTGAATCTCACACGCCTCTGCGGATATTAGTCGTCGAGGACAACAAGGACGCTGCTGACAGTTTGGCAATGCTCCTTCGAATCCAGTGCGCACACTCCGTAGACGTGGCTTACACGGGGCTCCAGGCCTTGCAGATTGCCAACGTTCGTCGCCCGGATGTAATCTTGCTCGATCTGGGCCTCCCCATCATGAATGGCTATCAGGTCGCTGAGGCCGTGCGAGCTATGCCAGATGCTGAAGAGATTGTGATCATCGCCATCACTGGGCACAGCCAGCCGGAAGCAGTTGATGCATCGGCCGCCGCCGGAATCGACCTTCACCTGGCCAAACCGGTCGACATTCGGCATTTGCTCAGCTATCTAAGCGGCCGCGGCTTGAGTTGA
- a CDS encoding class II fumarate hydratase: MTQFRVERDSMGEVQVPAQAYYSAQTQRAVENFPVSGWPLPPALVHSLGLVKFACAVANRDLGKLTQSGKNRLNDQQVTALLDACKEVAAGKFDQEFPVDVFQTGSGTSSNMNTNEVISNRAIEILGGDRFQKEKPVHPNDHVNMGQSTNDIFPTAIHVAVAMRIRDDLLPALQKLHDVLKQKASEWDKIIKIGRTHLADATPLRLGQEVGGFARQIEMSIERAKRASDAVLELPAGGTAVGTGINTHPEFGHRVAEALAKETGIAFIEAVDHFEGNAQRDGLVECHGQLRTIASTLFNVSNNIRWLGSGPRCGFYEIKLPDRQPGSSIMPGKVNPVMCESMMQVAARVMGNDQTVAFSGATGGQFQLNIMMPVMGHATLESIHLLSGVTRAFVDFCAIEMEANPEACEASVEKSLSMVTSLNPHIGYEKAASLAKQAFKSGKTIRELCREEGILPEHTLKEALDPMSMTEPQA; this comes from the coding sequence ATGACTCAGTTCCGGGTTGAACGCGATTCGATGGGCGAAGTGCAGGTTCCCGCGCAGGCGTATTACAGCGCCCAGACACAGCGGGCGGTCGAGAATTTTCCGGTCTCGGGCTGGCCTTTGCCGCCGGCATTAGTGCACTCGCTCGGGTTGGTGAAGTTTGCCTGTGCCGTCGCCAATCGTGACCTTGGGAAGCTGACGCAATCGGGCAAGAATCGCCTTAACGACCAACAAGTGACTGCCCTGCTGGATGCTTGCAAAGAAGTTGCGGCCGGCAAGTTCGACCAGGAGTTTCCCGTCGACGTGTTCCAAACTGGCTCTGGCACTTCGAGCAATATGAACACGAATGAGGTGATTTCTAATCGCGCGATCGAGATTCTCGGCGGCGACCGCTTTCAAAAAGAAAAGCCGGTTCATCCGAACGATCATGTGAACATGGGGCAAAGCACCAACGATATCTTTCCCACGGCCATTCACGTGGCTGTGGCGATGCGAATTCGGGACGATCTGCTGCCCGCTCTGCAAAAGCTGCATGACGTGCTGAAGCAGAAGGCGTCCGAATGGGACAAGATCATCAAGATTGGTCGCACGCACTTGGCCGATGCTACGCCGCTGCGACTAGGTCAAGAAGTCGGCGGATTCGCGCGTCAGATCGAGATGTCGATCGAACGGGCTAAGCGTGCCAGTGACGCAGTGCTCGAGTTGCCGGCCGGCGGAACTGCGGTCGGAACCGGCATCAACACACACCCGGAGTTCGGGCATCGCGTTGCCGAGGCGCTGGCGAAGGAGACGGGCATTGCATTCATCGAAGCGGTCGACCACTTCGAAGGGAACGCCCAGCGCGACGGACTGGTGGAATGCCACGGCCAACTGCGGACCATCGCCAGCACGCTGTTCAACGTAAGCAACAACATTCGCTGGCTGGGATCGGGGCCGCGTTGTGGATTTTATGAAATCAAGTTGCCAGATCGTCAGCCGGGCAGCTCGATCATGCCGGGGAAAGTGAATCCGGTGATGTGCGAAAGCATGATGCAAGTCGCCGCTCGAGTGATGGGCAATGACCAAACGGTCGCCTTCAGCGGCGCCACCGGCGGACAGTTTCAACTCAACATCATGATGCCGGTCATGGGTCACGCCACGTTGGAGAGCATTCACCTGCTCTCAGGCGTTACGCGGGCATTCGTCGATTTCTGCGCAATCGAAATGGAAGCGAACCCGGAAGCCTGCGAAGCTTCGGTCGAGAAGAGCCTCTCGATGGTTACCAGCTTGAATCCGCACATTGGATATGAAAAAGCAGCCTCGCTCGCGAAGCAAGCCTTTAAGTCAGGCAAGACGATTCGTGAACTCTGCCGCGAAGAAGGGATTTTGCCAGAGCATACGCTGAAGGAAGCGCTTGATCCGATGAGCATGACCGAACCCCAGGCTTGA
- a CDS encoding tellurite resistance TerB family protein — protein MGMFDDILGGFGTPQAFGPQEGFAGVLLATAAHDGHLADEEMASMFNTLGRMKLYQHMPEQRFKSMIDRLVGVLKRNGPEELMRQSVAVVPPELRETCFASATDLILADGVVEQNERDLMQQLMISLQIDSTRAKTIVQVLVIKNKG, from the coding sequence ATGGGAATGTTCGACGATATTCTGGGTGGATTTGGAACGCCGCAAGCCTTTGGTCCGCAGGAGGGGTTTGCCGGCGTGCTGCTCGCCACCGCGGCCCACGACGGTCACCTGGCCGATGAAGAAATGGCCTCGATGTTTAATACGCTCGGCCGCATGAAGCTTTATCAGCACATGCCCGAACAGCGATTCAAATCGATGATCGATCGCCTGGTGGGTGTGCTCAAGCGAAACGGTCCCGAAGAACTGATGCGTCAATCGGTGGCTGTCGTTCCGCCCGAACTGCGTGAAACGTGTTTCGCCAGCGCGACGGACTTGATTCTTGCCGACGGAGTCGTCGAGCAAAACGAACGCGACTTAATGCAGCAACTGATGATTTCGCTACAAATCGACAGCACCCGGGCAAAGACCATTGTGCAAGTGCTGGTGATTAAGAACAAAGGCTAA
- a CDS encoding VOC family protein, which translates to MKRQECVSVRPIARHLKPNNSRFAMRSSQNQRYPDANEPTDRGLNWDSLADLALPHSIRKIVSRNLSDPPAFIRPAMSFRSARIDHIAIAFASYGELLDADFSLLRSGAKVIDPVHAWPTTAAECKEVQTSWLDAKWMSTLAVGTLPITLLAPMIHGDLISQYVSSCGRADIHHVAFAVEDIDSILGEVGRVLPELRQISVVAIDEALSQVFLRSAGDPRICELIERRSGFGGFFTCKNIAALTQGLRQE; encoded by the coding sequence ATGAAAAGGCAAGAATGCGTGTCGGTGCGTCCAATTGCACGCCATTTGAAGCCGAACAATTCGAGGTTTGCAATGCGGAGTTCTCAAAACCAACGTTATCCCGACGCAAATGAGCCGACTGACCGGGGCCTCAATTGGGATAGCTTGGCTGATTTAGCTCTTCCGCACTCAATCCGGAAGATTGTTAGCCGCAATTTGTCGGATCCGCCGGCGTTCATTCGGCCAGCAATGTCGTTTCGCAGCGCAAGAATTGATCATATCGCTATTGCATTCGCGTCATATGGCGAGCTGCTCGACGCTGATTTTTCACTTCTTAGAAGCGGCGCGAAGGTAATCGACCCGGTTCATGCATGGCCGACGACTGCAGCAGAATGTAAAGAAGTGCAAACTTCATGGCTAGATGCTAAATGGATGTCAACGCTGGCTGTGGGCACTCTGCCGATCACGTTACTTGCACCGATGATCCATGGTGACTTGATAAGCCAATATGTTTCGAGCTGCGGGCGAGCGGACATTCACCATGTCGCGTTTGCCGTGGAAGACATTGACTCAATCTTAGGCGAGGTCGGCCGTGTACTTCCTGAACTCCGACAGATATCTGTGGTTGCCATAGATGAAGCGCTGTCACAGGTATTTCTGCGATCGGCTGGCGATCCACGCATCTGTGAGTTGATCGAGCGGCGATCAGGATTCGGTGGATTCTTCACCTGTAAGAATATCGCAGCCCTTACGCAAGGGCTACGTCAGGAATAG
- a CDS encoding 2-phosphosulfolactate phosphatase — protein MHVSLMSDVAKLVHDHELRYDVSTMCSLPELMAKQFLSSGRNLIVIDTFRNVSSITVALAAGALDVMLFGKGRENLEMLKAEAASYSGLKLLAGEFEGQPIPGFDCGNSPLDFSVERVSGRRIYYSSTNGGAAVQSALSLTKKELVLGCILNGAAIGRAIASGHLPLPLMIVCAGFRGGFAIEDCLTAGQILLVARSHGADLGILDDCSCAAMELAKARFGETGNVLEPRKLAYELAQSRCGSVLTTLGLGADIAAAIDGTGLDPAIVIGANDCIPIIDRRSSPPRIIAAPSFGSFSSNPRKPR, from the coding sequence ATGCATGTATCCTTGATGTCGGATGTGGCGAAACTCGTGCACGATCACGAACTTCGATACGATGTGTCGACCATGTGTTCGCTTCCGGAACTAATGGCTAAGCAGTTTCTTTCTTCCGGTCGCAATCTTATTGTGATTGATACTTTTCGCAATGTTTCGTCGATTACCGTGGCACTGGCCGCGGGCGCTTTGGACGTGATGCTCTTTGGAAAGGGACGCGAAAATCTAGAGATGCTGAAAGCTGAAGCAGCTTCTTACAGCGGATTAAAGTTACTAGCGGGTGAGTTTGAAGGTCAACCAATTCCCGGATTCGACTGCGGCAATAGCCCGCTCGACTTCTCAGTGGAACGCGTTTCAGGACGGCGAATCTATTACAGCTCTACGAATGGCGGAGCTGCCGTTCAATCCGCACTTTCACTCACTAAAAAAGAGCTTGTGCTCGGCTGCATCCTAAATGGTGCTGCAATTGGTCGCGCCATTGCCAGCGGTCATTTGCCCCTTCCACTCATGATTGTTTGCGCCGGATTCCGAGGTGGCTTCGCGATCGAGGATTGCCTGACCGCCGGGCAGATTCTCTTGGTTGCACGTAGTCATGGTGCGGACTTAGGCATACTAGATGATTGTTCGTGTGCAGCAATGGAACTTGCAAAGGCGCGGTTTGGCGAAACCGGCAACGTGCTCGAACCGCGCAAACTAGCATACGAACTTGCCCAGTCTCGATGTGGTTCGGTTCTCACGACCCTCGGCTTAGGAGCAGATATCGCGGCCGCAATCGATGGCACAGGGCTGGACCCTGCGATCGTTATTGGTGCAAACGACTGCATTCCTATCATCGATCGACGTTCCTCGCCGCCTCGGATAATTGCCGCGCCGTCCTTCGGTTCGTTTTCAAGTAACCCGAGAAAGCCAAGATGA
- a CDS encoding tetratricopeptide repeat protein, producing the protein MSIVFRLAQLRNRSLRTRHFIYAAGWACLLAALTVKPIQAQQNALRPTTVKTAPTEASTEAAPVVRSIARQLGDAYTLSKSAKTVDEYSSIIETCERVLAETNKVDTIKYTHELAAWSYNRRGEAYVQLAAELFEKGEERQANELDTLALDDFTQAIGHDKTKWKALHNRGVSLGLHGKMDEAIADFDELLRLKPDHVNGWYNRGEIHAQLGQFDKAIADFSAALKLKANDHGSLIGRATAQRQLGNYSEALKDISVALKHQPSNALAYCERAEIEMSLGQWQLAAEDFRTAAKADPELGRAFRGVAWLMSTCPELKFRNAKLALEAAEKAIALDGATDYRTLDVLAATQANLGQFEDAQANLLKAIQFAPQELRAPLQSRMRLYANGEPYREPIRQAAVPGNLPR; encoded by the coding sequence GTGAGCATTGTTTTCCGACTCGCTCAACTTCGTAATCGTTCTTTGCGCACTCGGCACTTCATTTATGCCGCAGGTTGGGCCTGCTTGTTGGCGGCGCTGACGGTGAAGCCTATTCAAGCCCAACAGAACGCGCTCCGGCCGACGACGGTAAAGACGGCACCCACCGAAGCATCGACCGAGGCGGCTCCGGTCGTTCGGTCGATTGCGCGGCAATTGGGCGACGCCTACACCCTGTCGAAATCGGCCAAGACCGTCGACGAGTACAGCAGCATTATTGAAACCTGCGAGCGCGTGTTGGCCGAAACGAACAAGGTTGACACAATTAAGTACACGCACGAGTTGGCCGCATGGAGCTACAACCGCCGCGGTGAAGCCTATGTGCAACTGGCCGCCGAACTGTTTGAGAAAGGAGAAGAGCGACAAGCCAACGAACTCGATACGCTTGCCCTCGACGACTTTACACAGGCAATCGGCCACGACAAGACCAAGTGGAAGGCGTTGCACAATCGGGGTGTGAGCTTGGGCTTACACGGCAAAATGGATGAAGCCATTGCTGATTTCGATGAACTGCTGCGACTAAAACCCGATCACGTCAACGGCTGGTACAACCGGGGCGAGATTCATGCGCAACTTGGTCAATTCGATAAAGCGATCGCTGACTTTTCTGCTGCTTTAAAGTTGAAGGCCAACGATCACGGCTCGCTAATTGGCCGAGCAACGGCGCAGCGGCAACTCGGCAACTACAGCGAAGCGCTCAAGGACATATCGGTTGCATTGAAGCATCAACCCAGCAATGCATTGGCGTATTGCGAACGGGCTGAAATCGAAATGTCGCTGGGACAATGGCAACTGGCTGCAGAAGACTTTCGGACTGCTGCCAAAGCAGATCCTGAACTGGGCCGCGCCTTTCGAGGTGTTGCCTGGCTGATGTCGACTTGCCCTGAGTTGAAATTTCGCAATGCAAAGCTGGCACTAGAAGCTGCTGAAAAGGCAATCGCCCTGGATGGTGCCACCGACTATCGAACACTCGATGTCCTGGCGGCCACTCAGGCCAATCTGGGTCAGTTCGAAGACGCACAGGCCAATTTGCTGAAGGCGATTCAGTTCGCCCCGCAAGAGCTGCGCGCTCCGCTACAATCGCGAATGCGTTTGTATGCAAACGGCGAGCCCTATCGTGAACCGATTCGGCAAGCAGCCGTCCCTGGTAACCTGCCGCGATAG
- a CDS encoding helix-turn-helix domain-containing protein, whose amino-acid sequence MSDETFRDPKVEAGNRAKEILAATALRLRDLEALSGVNERTILRFFKGNSAQSAVTRIALAHALGIDVSEIDCSCMSVWKPLNEITSNAAKHAYERRCDELVERISSHVKLVQSYWLATEFVIRRTFDNLQQMHNDLQAVKLLLPQLTKPQVRDVGILAANLPGCYWSFSGPRAMPRFCRELAYQCISKLDCYDTASISEIQSALFFNSPGMEFWSRPGDRISPNAFALADRNFAGAAFCYEQIRETDPIAFGPTGDATLEQMMHRAQMCIQAGELKLAARLIKDVEDRCNDASPATLAHLYRMKAWLAKSLRQSKSGQIDQLRQAVLHYEIAFDKEPHYLIAATRMLIRDLGTKEASTFEQDVDTLSSSKVQHMDIVCMQEMRHKYAAAFAKHRLKCL is encoded by the coding sequence ATGAGCGATGAAACGTTCCGAGACCCCAAAGTTGAAGCAGGCAATCGCGCCAAGGAGATCCTTGCTGCAACAGCTTTGCGGCTTCGTGACTTAGAGGCGCTGTCCGGCGTGAATGAGCGAACGATATTGCGATTCTTTAAGGGGAATAGCGCGCAATCCGCCGTGACGAGGATTGCATTGGCTCATGCACTTGGTATCGACGTCTCCGAGATTGACTGCTCGTGCATGAGCGTCTGGAAGCCGCTAAATGAGATTACCTCGAATGCTGCGAAGCATGCGTATGAGCGGCGTTGCGATGAATTAGTCGAACGAATATCCAGCCATGTCAAGCTCGTACAGAGCTATTGGCTCGCAACCGAATTCGTGATTCGACGTACCTTTGACAACTTGCAGCAGATGCACAATGATCTTCAGGCCGTTAAACTGCTTCTGCCACAACTCACGAAGCCACAAGTCCGAGATGTTGGCATCCTTGCGGCCAACTTGCCAGGTTGCTACTGGAGCTTCAGCGGGCCGCGAGCGATGCCGCGTTTCTGCCGAGAACTTGCATATCAGTGCATCAGCAAGTTGGATTGCTATGACACCGCAAGTATTTCGGAGATTCAGTCGGCGCTTTTTTTTAACTCTCCGGGCATGGAATTTTGGTCACGACCTGGTGATCGCATTAGTCCGAACGCGTTTGCCCTTGCCGACAGGAATTTCGCAGGTGCAGCATTTTGCTACGAGCAGATTCGCGAGACCGATCCCATAGCCTTCGGACCGACTGGTGACGCTACTCTTGAACAGATGATGCATCGCGCCCAAATGTGTATTCAGGCTGGTGAACTAAAACTCGCCGCAAGGTTGATCAAGGACGTTGAAGACAGGTGTAATGACGCAAGCCCAGCGACCCTAGCCCACTTGTACCGAATGAAAGCATGGTTGGCGAAGTCACTGAGGCAAAGCAAAAGTGGTCAAATCGATCAGTTGAGACAAGCCGTGCTTCACTATGAGATCGCATTCGACAAGGAACCTCATTATTTGATCGCTGCGACTCGAATGCTAATCCGTGACCTGGGAACAAAAGAGGCCAGCACTTTTGAGCAGGACGTCGATACTTTGTCGTCTTCCAAAGTCCAGCACATGGACATCGTTTGCATGCAGGAAATGAGGCACAAATATGCCGCTGCATTTGCGAAGCATCGGCTCAAGTGCTTGTGA